Genomic DNA from Streptomyces diastaticus subsp. diastaticus:
GCAGTCGGGCACGGAGAAGTAGACGTCGACATGGGAGGGGACCTCCGGCGGGAAGTCGTCGGTCATGGCCATCCGGCCCAGCACCGGGCGTCCCTCCGCGCTCCAGACCCGGAAGTCCGTCCCCGGGTCCTCCATCACCCCCACCTCGTAGCCGAACAGCGCGGGGAAGAACCCGTCGGTCGCGGCCGCGTCCCGGGTGAGGACCTCCGCCCAGGCGTACGCGCCCGGCGCCCCGGTCAGTCCGAAGCCCGGGTGGGTGCCCGGCTGCCAGAGGGAGAAGGCGGTGCCGGCCGGGTCGCGCAGCGAGGAGGTGACGCCGAAGCCGCCGACGTCCTCGGGGCCCATCGCCACCGTGCCGCCCAGCCCCGCCACCCGGCCGGTCACGGCGGCCGCGTCCGAGGTGGCGAGGTAGAGGTTCCACCGGGCCGCCGCGTCGGGGCCGGGCATGACCGGCATGACGGCGGCGACGGGCTTCCCGTCGACCATCGCCATCGTGTACCGGCCGTACTCCTCGCCGAGATCGTCGAAGGTCCAGCCGAGGACCTGGCCGTAGAAGTCACGTGCGGCCGCCAGGTCGGGGAACATCGCGTCGGCCCAGCAGGGCGCGCCTTCGGGGAACGGGCTCATGGGGGTGCCTCCACAGGGCGGGGGGAAGGGAGTGGGGCGGCCGGGGCGGCCGTCGGACGGGCCGGGGCGGGCGGGGCGCCCGCCCCGGCCCGGTGGGTGAGGGAGGTTCGGTGGGTGAGGGAGGCCGGCGGGTGAGGCTGAGGAGACGGCCGCGCGCCGACGCGCACGCGGTCGCCGGGGGCGCGCTCGTGCCCGGTGGCCCGGCCTCAGGCGGAGACGGAGAGCGAGTCGAGCACCACCGGCTCGACCTGACCGTCGAGCATCGCGCCGAGCCCGGTCACCGAGGCGATGTCGGGGCGCTCGGCCACCTGCACCGGCACCCCGGTCGCCTCCCGGATCATCTGGTCGAGCCCGGGCGTCAGGGCGCTGCCGCCGACCATCATGATCCCGCGCTCGGCCAGGTCCGCGACGAGATCGGGCGGGCAGTCGCGCAGCACCTTGCCGATGCCGTCGAGGACGCCGGTGAGCGGGATGTCGATGGCGCCGCGGAGCCCCGCCGTGTCCACCTCCACCGACCGGGCGAGCCCGGTGGCGACGTCCCGGCCGTGGATCTCCGTGGTGCCGGTGCCCCCCGTGGCCAGGTCGCCGCCGCGCAGCGCCAGGTGGAGCGGGCGCACCGACTGGCTCGGCAGCATCAGTTCGTGGTGGTGGCGCAGGTAGGAGACGACGGAGTGGTCGATGGCGTTGCCGCCGACCGGGACGCGCTCGGCCGTCACGATCGAGCCCAGCGAGAGGACCGCGATCTGCGTGGTGGCGGCACCGCAGACCAGGATCATGCTGGCCTCGGGCCGCTCCACGGGCAGCCCGCACCCCACGGCGGCGGCGATCAGCGTGTCGACCAGCTCCACCCGGCGCGCCCCGACCCCCACCAGCGTCTCGACCGTCGCCCGCTGGGCCAGCGGGTCCGCGTCGTACGGCGTGCAGGCGGCGGCCCGCAGGCGCGGCTTGCGGCGCAGCGCACGGCGCACCTTGTCGCCGAGGAGGTGGCGGAGCATCCGCTTCGCCATGTCGATGTCGACGACGGTGCCGCCGCTCACCGGACGGACCACCCGGATGTAGCCGGGGGTGCGGCCGGTCATCTGCTCGGCCAGCGTGCCGACCGCGATGAGCGCGCCGGTGCGCGTGTTGACCGCCGCCGCGCTCGGTTCGTCGACGACGACGCCCTCGCCCTTGAGGAAGACCCGGGTCCGCGCGGCCCCCAGGTCGACGGCGAAGTGGCAGCGGCGCAACTGCTCCAGACTGGCGGTCACGGCAGGTCCTCCCGAGTGCGGTGACGGAAACGAGCCCGGTACGGGCGGCTCTCCTCGCATCCTGCGGCCACCGGCCGCGCCCCGCCCGCCGGAAGGGTCCGCGCGGGTGGCCGGGCGAGCGCGTACCGCCTCGGACCCGCTCGGCCCGCCGGGCCGAGGTGACGCGTTAGCATCCGCTCCTGTGCACAGTGAGACCTCGCAGGACGAGCCCCCGGCCCCGGACGACGCGCAAGCGATACTTCCCCCACCCCGCGACCCCGTGGCCGCCCCGCCCCGGCGCCGTCTGCTCGCAGACCTGACACCTCTGCGCACCTCGGCCGACTTCCGGCGGCTGTGGATCGGCAACACCATCTCCTGGGTCGGCCAGGGCATGACCGCCCTCGCCGTCTCCCTCCAGGTCTACGACCTCACCCACTCCAGCTTCTCGGTCGGCCTGGTCGGTCTCTTCTCCCTGGTGCCCCTGGTCGTCTTCGGTCTGTACGGCGGGGCCGTCGCCGACACCGTCGACCGCCGCCTGCTGGGCCTCGCCAGCTCCACCGGCTCCTGGCTGCTGGCCGTCGCGCTCGCCGTGGCCGCGCTCGCCGGCTTCCACCAGGTGTGGTTCCTCTACGCGATCGTCTCGCTCCAGGCGGTCTGCGCGGCGCTGAACGCCCCGGCCCGCTCCTCGATGATCCCGCGGCTGCTGCCCGCCGAGCAGCTGCCCGCCGCCAACGCGCTCAACTCCATGACCACCACCTTCGGCACCATGACCGGGCCGATGCTCGGCGGCCTGCTGGTCGGCCTGTGGGGCTACCAGGCGGCGTACCTCATCGACGCCGTCGCCTTCACCGCCGCCCTCTACGCGATGTGGCGGCTCCCGGCGATGCGCCCGCAGCGGGAGGACGGCAGCCGCGGGCGGGCCTCGGTCATCGACGGCCTGCGGTTCCTCGCGACCCGGCCCAACATCCGCATGACCTTCTTCACCGACCTGTGCGCCATGGTCCTCGCCCACCCCCGTGCCCTCTTCCCCGCCGTCGCGGTGGTCTGGTACGGCGGCGACGCGACGACGGCCGGACTGCTGGTGGCCGCCCCCGCCGTGGGCGCCCTGCTCGGCAGTGTCTTCTCCGGCTGGCTGGGGCGCGTCCACCGGCACGGGGTGGCGATCCTGCTGTCGGTCGGCGGCTGGGGGCTGGCCGTGGCGGTCTTCGGCCTCACCCGCGACCTCCGGCTCGGCCTGTTCTTCCTGGCCCTGGCGGGGGCTGCGGACGCCATCTCCATGGTCTTCCGCTCGACCATGCTCCAGGCGGCCACCCCGGACGCGATGCGCGGGCGGCTCCAGGGCGTCTTCATCGTGGTCGTCGCGGGCGGCCCGCGCCTCGGCGACTTCCTCGCCGGCACCGTCGGCGACCTCGCCTCCCCGACGGTCGCGGTCACCGGCGGCGGCCTCCTCTGCGTCCTCGCCGTCACCGTGCTCGGCCTGCGCTGGCGCGGGTTCTCCCGCTACGACGCCCGCGACCCGCAGCCCTGACCCGCACACGGCGACGGCGCCGCCTCCCCGTGGGACGAGAGGGGGCGGCGCCGTACCTGCCCGGCCCCGACGTCCGCCGCGCGCTTCCGACAGGTGCCGCACCGGCCGGCCGACGCAGTGGACCAGACCGGCGAGGACGTCGGTGAGCAGGTTCGTGAGAAGGATCTGCTCGGTGTTCGCACGGCCGGGGACAGGGCGTTCGGGAACGTGGCACACGGGCTCCGCACAAGGCGGCCGAGCCGATCGCGGTGGCGGTGCCCACCTCATCGGTCGCTGAACGCGAGCATGGTGCTTCGTGACGTGCCCACGCGATCTCTCGTGGCACGACCACCTGATCAAGGGGACATCCGCCCGTCTGTCCGTTCAGGCTCCGGCGCGTCAGGGGTCAGCCCGCCTCCGTGCCCGCCGTCGCCGTCACCTGCTGGAGCAGCCCCCAGGTGGACTCCACCACCGCCCCCGCCCGGCCCCGTCCTCGTGCCCCGCCCGCTCCCGCTCTCCCGCCGCCTCACGGCCACACCACCGCCCCGACCGTCCTTCCGGCCCGGTCGCCGTCTCCGGCCCGGGATGCCCCCGGCCCGGCCGGTGCCTCTGCTTCGGCTGTCCTCCGGCGCGGTCGCTTCCCCACAGCCCCGCCGTCGGCCCGGCGGCCACTGCGGAAGCCCGGCCGGCGTTCGATGCCACCTGAACGGCCATGCCGGGAACGCGGCCGCCCCTCCGTCAGCCCGGCCGGCGCTTGAGGCGTCCCGAACGGTCACACCGGGCGGCCCTGAGCCCACCACCGAGCCCGGCCGGCGTTCGAGGCCACCCCGGAGCCCTCCGCACCACGGCCACGAAACGGCCCGGCCGCCCGCAGGGCGGTGCCCGGCCCCGGGCCCGACAGGGCTCACTCCCCGGCCATCCTCCGCAACATCCCCCGAAGGGCCTCCCGCTCCTCGCGGGAGAACCCGGCCAGCGGCTCCCGGGCGAAGTCCAGGGAGTCGCGCAGTACCCGGGCGACCTCCCGCCCCTCCGCGGTCAGAGCGGCCACCTTGATCCTCCGGTCCCCGGGATCGGCCCGCCGCTCGACCAGCCCCCGCAGGGCGAGCCGGTCCACGATCCCGGTGACGTTGGACGGCTCGCACTTGAGCCGGCGGGCGATCTGCCGCATGGGCAGCGCCTCGATGGACAGCAGCCCCAGTACACGCGCCTGCGCCCCGGTCAGCGCCTGCTCGGCGGCGGCCCGGTCGTACTCCTCGTGGTACCGCGCCACGACGGCGCCGATCAGCTCGACGACTTCGAGGGTCAAGGGGTCCGTGCGGGTGGCCATGCGCCCCAGGATAGCCGGTTGCTTGACAACATGAAATATTCAGACGCATTGTTGTTTCACCTCATGAAACATTAGGAGGAGACACCGCATGACCGCACTTCCCTCGTCCGGCCGCGCATGGCACCTCGTCGCCCGCCCCGACGGCTGGCCCACCCCCGAGGACTTCGCCCTCCGCGAGGTCCCGGTCGAGGCCCCCACGGCGGGCCGCATCCTCGTCCGCAACCTGTACTTCTCGGTCGACCCGTACATGCGGGGCCGGATGAACGACGTCAAGTCGTACGTCCCCCCGTTCCCGCTGGACGCCCCCATGGACGGCGGCGCGGTCGGCGAGGTCATCGCCTCCGAGGCCGAGGGCTTCGCCGTCGGCGACCACGTCCTGCACGGCCTGGGCTGGCGCGAGTACGCCGGCCTCCCCGCCAAGCACGCCAAGAAGGTCGACGGCTCGCTGGCTCCCCTCAGCGCCTACCTCGGCGTCCTCGGCATGCCGGGCCTCACGGCGTACGCGGGCCTGCTCGACGTCGCCTCGTTCAAGCCGGGCGACGCCGTCTTCGTCTCCGGTGCGGCCGGTGCCGTCGGCAGCGAGGTCGGCCAGATCGCCCGGCTCAAGGGCGCCTCCCGGGTCATCGGCTCGGCCGGCTCCGACGAGAAGGTCCGGCTCCTGACGCAGGAGTACGGCTTCGACGCCGCCTTCAACTACAAGAACGGCCCCGTCGCCGAGCAGCTCAAGGAGGCCGCGCCCGACGGCATCGACGTCTACTTCGACAACGTCGGCGGCGACCACCTGGAGGCCGCCATCGGCCGCCTCAACCAGTTCGGCCGGGTGGCGCTCTGCGGCGCCATCGCCCAGTACAACGACACCGGTGCCGCCACCGGTCCGCGCAACATCGCCCTCGCCATCGGCAAGCGGCTGCGGCTCCAGGGCTTCATCGTCGGCGACCACAGCGACCTCCAGCCGCAGTTCGTCGACGAGGTCTCCGCCTGGGTCCGCTCGGGCGAGCTGAAGTACAACGAGACCTTCGTCGAGGGCATCGACAACGGCGTGGAGGGCTTCCTCGGCATGCTCCGGGGCGAGAACACCGGCAAGATGATCATCGATCTGTCCCGCTGAACGACTCCCTCGTCTAGGCTCGTGCACGGCCCGCCGGGGTCGTGGGCGCGAGCTCCGGCGGAACAATCAGGAGGAACACGTATGTCCGTCCAGCAGATATCCGTCGCCTACACCGCCGTCGCCACCGCCGAGAACGGGCGCGACGGCCGGGTGGCCACCGACGACGGCAAGCTCGACGTCGTCGTCAACCCGCCCAAGGAGATGGGCGGGAGCGGCGCCGGCACCAACCCGGAGCAGCTCTTCGCCGCCGGTTACAGCGCCTGCTTCCAGGGCGCGCTGGGTGTCGTGGCCCGGGCCGCGAAGGCCGACATCTCCGGCTCGACCGTCACCGCGCAGGTCGGCATCGGCAAGACCGAGGCGGGCGGCTTCGGCCTGGAGGTCGAGCTGGTCACCGCGATCCCGAACGTCGACCGCGCCACCGCCGAGGAGCTCGTCGCCAAGGCCCACGAGGTCTGCCCGTACTCCAACGCCACCCGCGGCAACATCAAGGTGACCCTCACCGTCGCCTGAGCCCCTCACCGTCGCCGGCCCACCCGCCCCGCGCACGCGGTCCGGGTGGGCCGGTAAGGTTCCCGCATGGGTGATCTCGGCGTCGGTTTCCGGTACTTGATGAGCGGCCAGCGCTGGGCGCTGTCTCATGGCAAGACCTTCGGGCTGGGGCTGCTGCCCGGCCTGATCACCCTGGTCGTGTACGCGGCGGCGCTGGTCGCGCTCGCTTTCGGCGCCGACGACCTGATCGCCTGGGCCACCCCCTTCGCCGACGGCTGGGGCTCCCCGTGGCTCGGCCTCTTCCGCGGCTTCCTCACCGCGGTCCTCTTCGCGCTGGGCCTGATGCTCGCGGTGATCACCTTCACCTCGGTCACCCTGCTCGTCGGATCCCCCTTCTACGACGCGGTCTCCGAGCGCGTCGACGCCTCCGTGGACGGCAACGTCCCCACCTCGGGCCGCTCCTTCTGGTACGACCTGTGGGTCTCCACCCGCGACAGCCTGCGCATCCTGGTCCGCGCCGCGATCTGGGGCGTGCTGCTCTTCGCGCTCGGCTTCGTCCCGGTCGTCGGCCAGACCGCCATCCCCGTCGTCGGCTTCTTCGTCACGGGCTTCTTCCTCACCGAGGAACTCGCCTCCGTCGCCCTCGCCCGGCGCGACGTCGACCTGCGCGAACGGCTCGCCCTGCTCCGCTCCCGCCGAACCCTGGCATGGGGCTTCGGGGTTCCACTGGCCCTGGCCTACGTGATCCCCCTCGTCGCCGTCTTCCTGATGCCCGGTGCCGTCGCCGGGGCCACGCTGCTCTCCCGCGACCTGCTCGGCGAGCCGACCGCCCCCACCGGGGACGCCGCCCCCGACACCGGCCAGGCCGCCCCCGCCGGCCTGGCGAAGCCCCCGGCCGACGCCCCGGCCGAGCGCTGACCGGCCGCAACACCCCTCCTCGGGAAGCCGGTTCCTCGCCGAGCAGCACGAGGAGGTCGCGGAAGGCCACCGTCAGTCGACCGCCTCCGGGACCAGCAGCCACGGGTACTGGGGCCTGTCCCACACCGCCACCAGCGGCGGGGCCGCCGCCCGCGAGGCCCGCGCCCTCGGCGGCGGCTCGGCCACCGTCTTCCCGCCGCACATCACCTCTCCGCTGGAGGGCCTGTGTGCCGCTCTCGGGGGAACAGGCCGTTCGGCGCCGACCCGCAGCACGAGATCGGCCCGGCCACCCAGGGCTTCGCCCTGACAGCCGTCTGCCGCGACGCCCAGGGCACCGTCCTCGGCACCGCGCCCGTCCCCGGCGGAGCGCCGACCAGTGGGTCGGCAGCGACCTGCCCGAGGGCGTCACCCACGACACCCTGCACAGCATCGAGATCACCGGCAGCTACACCCCGCCCGAGTCCGGCCGCCACACCTTCGGCACCCGCGGCCTCGGCGCCTTCCGCCTGACCGTCGGCGGCCGCGAACTCTGGTCCGGAACGCAGGGCCTCGGCGAGGGCCGCGACCCCTTCGAGGCGTTCTTCGGCGCCCCCACCGAACGCGCCACCGCCGAGCTGACCGCCGGCACCCCCGTCGACATCAGCCTGGAGTACGTCCGCACCCGCCTGCCCGACGCGCCCCTGGAGGGCGTCAGCGTCTCCCTCGTCCACCTGCTGCCCCAGCGTGATCCGGACGAGTTGATCGCCGAAGCCGCCCGGCAGACGGAGACGGCGGTGGTGGTCGTCGCCACCACCGAGGCCGGCGAGCCCGAGCGGCCCGCCCAGCGCCTCGCCGGGTTCGCCCTCGCCGAGGCCTCGCCCGGCGAAGCCACCGAGGTCACCGTCGACCTGCCCGACCGCGCCTTCGAGACCTGGGACGAGTCGACGGGCGGCTGGGTCCGCCGGCCGGGCCACTACGAACTGCGCGCCGCCCGCTCCGCGGCCGACCCGCGCCTGGCCCTGCCCCTCCGGGAGGACTGACCGGCCCGGCGGCCCGGGGAGACGCCCGGCGGCCCGGGCCGCCGGGCTCAGCCCTTCGCCGTCACCGCCCGGTAGGCGATGCGCGCGATGTGCGCCTGGCCGTTCCTGCTGGGGTGGAACCAGTCCCACGGCGAGAGCTGCGTCCCGGTGAAGCGGAAGTCGAACACCGCCCCGCCGTCCGTCCGGCAGAGCCGGTCCTGGGCGCACACCTGCGCCAGCACCCTGTTGTACGCCTTGACCCGCTTGTGCACCTTGGCCCGGCGCTTCACCGATTTCCTGTCGACCGCGTCCGGCTCCGACAGCATCGACCGGCAGATGCCCAGCGCCCACACCTGTTTGCCCAGCTCGCTGGTGCGCCCCTCCGACCAGAGCCGCTTCAGGTCCGGCACGCTCGCCATGTACACCTGGGTGCGGGGAAGCTCGGCGCGCAGAATCTCCATCGCCTCCTCCACCGACTTCCGGAAGTCGGCCACCTTGGTCATGTGGCGGGTGGAGGACCGGCACGCGTCGTTGGCGCCGACCATCACCGTCAGCAGCTCCGGCCGGTCCTGCACCGCCCGCTCCACCTGCGCCGGGAGGTCGGCC
This window encodes:
- a CDS encoding VOC family protein → MSPFPEGAPCWADAMFPDLAAARDFYGQVLGWTFDDLGEEYGRYTMAMVDGKPVAAVMPVMPGPDAAARWNLYLATSDAAAVTGRVAGLGGTVAMGPEDVGGFGVTSSLRDPAGTAFSLWQPGTHPGFGLTGAPGAYAWAEVLTRDAAATDGFFPALFGYEVGVMEDPGTDFRVWSAEGRPVLGRMAMTDDFPPEVPSHVDVYFSVPDCDAAVGTVVRLGGQVRHGPVTTPFGRFAAVSDQQGAAFSVIDTSTAEGEMPAMT
- a CDS encoding rod shape-determining protein, encoding MTASLEQLRRCHFAVDLGAARTRVFLKGEGVVVDEPSAAAVNTRTGALIAVGTLAEQMTGRTPGYIRVVRPVSGGTVVDIDMAKRMLRHLLGDKVRRALRRKPRLRAAACTPYDADPLAQRATVETLVGVGARRVELVDTLIAAAVGCGLPVERPEASMILVCGAATTQIAVLSLGSIVTAERVPVGGNAIDHSVVSYLRHHHELMLPSQSVRPLHLALRGGDLATGGTGTTEIHGRDVATGLARSVEVDTAGLRGAIDIPLTGVLDGIGKVLRDCPPDLVADLAERGIMMVGGSALTPGLDQMIREATGVPVQVAERPDIASVTGLGAMLDGQVEPVVLDSLSVSA
- a CDS encoding MFS transporter, with the protein product MLPPPRDPVAAPPRRRLLADLTPLRTSADFRRLWIGNTISWVGQGMTALAVSLQVYDLTHSSFSVGLVGLFSLVPLVVFGLYGGAVADTVDRRLLGLASSTGSWLLAVALAVAALAGFHQVWFLYAIVSLQAVCAALNAPARSSMIPRLLPAEQLPAANALNSMTTTFGTMTGPMLGGLLVGLWGYQAAYLIDAVAFTAALYAMWRLPAMRPQREDGSRGRASVIDGLRFLATRPNIRMTFFTDLCAMVLAHPRALFPAVAVVWYGGDATTAGLLVAAPAVGALLGSVFSGWLGRVHRHGVAILLSVGGWGLAVAVFGLTRDLRLGLFFLALAGAADAISMVFRSTMLQAATPDAMRGRLQGVFIVVVAGGPRLGDFLAGTVGDLASPTVAVTGGGLLCVLAVTVLGLRWRGFSRYDARDPQP
- a CDS encoding SGNH/GDSL hydrolase family protein, which encodes MGERDVRGRRARAGTAAVLALLLGAVLPACQSAPSSQDSDELAAPRAREQTGWDTRPASLAAVGDSITRGFDACSVLADCPEASWATGSDPGVRSLALRLLGERGAVERSWNHAVSGARAADLPAQVERAVQDRPELLTVMVGANDACRSSTRHMTKVADFRKSVEEAMEILRAELPRTQVYMASVPDLKRLWSEGRTSELGKQVWALGICRSMLSEPDAVDRKSVKRRAKVHKRVKAYNRVLAQVCAQDRLCRTDGGAVFDFRFTGTQLSPWDWFHPSRNGQAHIARIAYRAVTAKG
- a CDS encoding EI24 domain-containing protein, which codes for MGDLGVGFRYLMSGQRWALSHGKTFGLGLLPGLITLVVYAAALVALAFGADDLIAWATPFADGWGSPWLGLFRGFLTAVLFALGLMLAVITFTSVTLLVGSPFYDAVSERVDASVDGNVPTSGRSFWYDLWVSTRDSLRILVRAAIWGVLLFALGFVPVVGQTAIPVVGFFVTGFFLTEELASVALARRDVDLRERLALLRSRRTLAWGFGVPLALAYVIPLVAVFLMPGAVAGATLLSRDLLGEPTAPTGDAAPDTGQAAPAGLAKPPADAPAER
- a CDS encoding NADP-dependent oxidoreductase; its protein translation is MTALPSSGRAWHLVARPDGWPTPEDFALREVPVEAPTAGRILVRNLYFSVDPYMRGRMNDVKSYVPPFPLDAPMDGGAVGEVIASEAEGFAVGDHVLHGLGWREYAGLPAKHAKKVDGSLAPLSAYLGVLGMPGLTAYAGLLDVASFKPGDAVFVSGAAGAVGSEVGQIARLKGASRVIGSAGSDEKVRLLTQEYGFDAAFNYKNGPVAEQLKEAAPDGIDVYFDNVGGDHLEAAIGRLNQFGRVALCGAIAQYNDTGAATGPRNIALAIGKRLRLQGFIVGDHSDLQPQFVDEVSAWVRSGELKYNETFVEGIDNGVEGFLGMLRGENTGKMIIDLSR
- a CDS encoding organic hydroperoxide resistance protein, encoding MSVQQISVAYTAVATAENGRDGRVATDDGKLDVVVNPPKEMGGSGAGTNPEQLFAAGYSACFQGALGVVARAAKADISGSTVTAQVGIGKTEAGGFGLEVELVTAIPNVDRATAEELVAKAHEVCPYSNATRGNIKVTLTVA
- a CDS encoding MarR family winged helix-turn-helix transcriptional regulator; amino-acid sequence: MATRTDPLTLEVVELIGAVVARYHEEYDRAAAEQALTGAQARVLGLLSIEALPMRQIARRLKCEPSNVTGIVDRLALRGLVERRADPGDRRIKVAALTAEGREVARVLRDSLDFAREPLAGFSREEREALRGMLRRMAGE